From Lytechinus variegatus isolate NC3 chromosome 16, Lvar_3.0, whole genome shotgun sequence, the proteins below share one genomic window:
- the LOC121430263 gene encoding uncharacterized protein LOC121430263: MVSDTRVVNLSSRVLTADETALLSKGLNFAIAPKRIPAVEIIAKIESSVRCRDAETIGSVRREVNAILASAKPPKSNVTPGMHKALKALKEDSTIMILPADKGRASVVMDTSTYRDKISELISSGPYRALRKDPTDCLARKLATILRDLHKNGDIDDATYRVLRPTQKQPPRIYGLPKIHKPDVPLRPIVSCISSFAYNTSKLLADILAPLVGNNQHAVRNSASFVDFLRNQTVLEHEVMVSFDVVSLFTNVPVEAACDVALQRLEADASLPDRTDLSPTQVTELLRFVLKSTYFMYDGRFYEQQEGAAMGSPVSAVIANLYMESFEEDALHACPPEFSPRIWKRYVDDTFIVTDRSTTDCLLNYVNAQQPSIRFTMEREDNNRIAFLDTLVHRDDEGRLTTTVYRKPTHTDQYLAYDSHHPQSVKRGVVKCLYDRASRIVSKPQCTAAEKQRIASALVSNGYPRSFLNRVTKRKNVAEEDIVRCKSTVVLPFVDSISRQLRRHLEKYSIRAVFKSDTTIRKQLVRPKDPALPGRLDGVVYKIPCGACDKVYIGETGRPVNERMLEHRRDVKHRRIDSSAVAEHAWNADHPPNWDEVSCIARDKHWYTRRVKEAIQIRLHPNNVNRDNGIDIPEEWLPTIRRHAPPTTARSSPVDRPPTSASNPISFCTATAVHSSTSANCPLSTPTAADGFSPTSASPTAIAPSAASDWSVAPTNHTTAVPAPTARSLRYKRRAQRVSTSLPDED; the protein is encoded by the coding sequence ATGGTTTCCGACACTAGAGTAGTCAACTTGTCCTCGCGTGTGTTGACTGCTGACGAGACCGCGCTGCTTAGCAAAGGGCTCAACTTTGCTATAGCTCCCAAGCGCATACCGGCTGTTGAGATTATCGCTAAGATCGAATCATCCGTCCGTTGCCGTGATGCCGAAACCATCGGCTCAGTTCGCAGAGAGGTCAACGCGATCCTCGCCTCCGCCAAACCACCGAAATCCAATGTTACACCCGGCATGCACAAAGCCTTGAAAGCGCTCAAGGAAGATAGCACCATTATGATTCTGCCAGCCGACAAAGGCCGCGCTAGCGTGGTAATGGATACCAGTACTTACCGTGATAAGATTTCCGAACTTATTAGCTCGGGTCCTTACCGCGCCTTACGAAAGGATCCTACCGATTGTCTTGCTCGCAAGCTTGCAACCATTCTCCGCGATTTACACAAGAATGGTGATATCGACGATGCGACCTACAGGGTACTTAGACCCACGCAAAAACAGCCTCCTAGGATTTATGGCTTACCGAAAATTCACAAACCCGATGTTCCGTTACGCCCGATTGTTTCATGCATAAGCTCTTTCGCTTACAACACTTCTAAATTACTAGCCGACATACTCGCGCCGCTTGTTGGTAATAATCAACATGCCGTCCGTAACTCCGCTTCTTTTGTGGATTTCTTGCGCAATCAGACCGTACTTGAGCATGAAGTCATGGTCTCTTTCGACGTGGTATCTTTGTTTACCAATGTACCCGTTGAAGCAGCATGTGATGTCGCCCTCCAGCGCCTGGAGGCCGACGCTAGCTTACCCGACCGTACCGATCTTTCTCCTACCCAGGTCACTGAACTTCTTCGTTTCGTGTTGAAGTCCACGTATTTCATGTACGATGGACGCTTCTATGAACAGCAAGAAGGCGCGGCCATGGGTAGCCCTGTTTCTGCTGTTATTGCTAACCTTTACATGGAATCCTTTGAGGAGGATGCGCTTCACGCTTGCCCACCCGAATTCAGTCCGAGAATTTGGAAGCGCTATGTTGATGATACTTTCATTGTTACCGACAGGTCTACAACCGATTGCCTATTGAATTACGTGAACGCGCAGCAACCGTCTATCCGTTTCACTATGGAGAGAGAAGACAATAACCGCATTGCCTTCCTTGACACTCTTGTACACCGGGATGATGAGGGCCGCCTCACCACTACAGTGTACAGAAAGCCTACGCATACAGATCAATATTTAGCGTACGATTCGCATCACCCCCAGTCCGTCAAACGCGGGGTAGTCAAATGCCTTTATGACCGAGCATCACGCATTGTATCGAAACCACAATGCACCGCCGCTGAGAAGCAACGCATTGCTTCTGCACTCGTTTCCAATGGTTACCCGCGCTCCTTTCTCAACCGTGTAACTAAGAGAAAGAACGTCGCTGAAGAAGACATTGTGCGCTGCAAGTCTACCGTCGTACTTCCGTTTGTCGATTCTATTTCCCGCCAACTACGCCGGCACTTAGAGAAGTACAGCATACGCGCGGTTTTCAAGTCCGACACTACTATCCGTAAACAGTTAGTGCGCCCCAAAGACCCCGCGCTGCCCGGCAGACTCGATGGCGTTGTTTACAAGATACCATGTGGGGCTTGTGACAAGGTTTACATCGGGGAAACGGGCAGACCCGTTAACGAGCGAATGCTAGAACATCGCAGAGATGTCAAGCACCGACGCATAGATAGTTCGGCAGTTGCAGAGCATGCTTGGAATGCAGATCACCCTCCCAATTGGGACGAGGTTAGCTGTATAGCGCGGGATAAGCACTGGTACACACGGCGTGTTAAAGAGGCTATCCAAATTCGTCTTCATCCCAATAATGTGAACAGGGATAACGGCATTGACATCCCTGAAGAATGGCTTCCGACCATTCGCCGACATGCGCCCCCTACGACCGCCCGTAGTTCACCGGTTGACCGCCCTCCGACGTCCGCATCCAACCCCATTAGTTTTTGCACAGCTACCGCGGTTCACTCCTCGACGTCCGCAAATTGCCCGCTTTCTACGCCGACTGCAGCCGACGGGTTTTCCCCGACGTCCGCAAGCCCCACGGCGATCGCACCGTCCGCGGCTTCTGATTGGTCGGTTGCGCCGACCAATCACACCACGGCGGTTCCGGCACCGACGGCCCGTAGCCTACGGTATAAAAGGCGCGCGCAGCGAGTGTCCActtcattgcctgacgaagacTAG